A single genomic interval of Arachis duranensis cultivar V14167 chromosome 7, aradu.V14167.gnm2.J7QH, whole genome shotgun sequence harbors:
- the LOC107458393 gene encoding uncharacterized protein LOC107458393 has product MSDMDEYDRLYKNPNEPIEARLKDLLSRMTLKEKIAQMTQIERRVASSSALKDLNIGSVFSAPNNGPFEKALSSDWSDMVDGYQKLALESRLGIPIIYGIDAVHGNNSVYGATIFPHNVGLGATRDTDLVQRIGAATSLELRASGIHYTFAPCVAVCKDPRWGRCYESYSENTEIAGKMTSFVLGLQGHPPEGYPTGYPYVAGRNNVIACAKHFVGDGGTEKGVNEGNTVLSYEDLERIHLVPYVYCIQHRVSTIMVSYSSWNGNKLHGHHFLLTEILKGKLGFKGFVISDWEGIDELCQPYGSDYRHCISTAINAGIDMVMVPFRYELFLEELAFLVQSGKIPIARIDDAVERILRVKFAAKLFEFPLTDKSLLDIVGCKPHRNLAREAVQKSLVLLKNGKDPGKPFLPLSKDAKRILVSGTHADDIGYQCGGWTGSKYGSSGQIAIGTTILDAIKEAVGVKTEVIYEQYPSIETIKRHEFPFAIVVVGEAPYAEGRGDNSELTIPFNGSRIINLVADKVPTLVILISGRPLVIESCLLEKIDALVAAWLPGTEGQGITDVIFGDHEFKGQLPMTWFRRVEQLDQLVDHGVKSYDPLFPLGYGLAYNKENLYD; this is encoded by the exons ATGAGTGACATGGATGAATATGATAGGTTGTACAAGAATCCCAACGAACCCATTGAAGCTCGTCTCAAAGACCTTCTTTCTCGTATGACTTTGAAGGAAAAGATTGCTCAGATGACCCAAATAGAGCGCAGGGTTGCTAGCTCCTCTGCTCTCAAGGACTTAAACATTGGTA GTGTATTCAGTGCTCCAAACAATGGACCTTTTGAGAAGGCACTGTCATCAGATTGGTCTGATATGGTGGACGGCTATCAGAAGTTGGCGCTTGAATCACGGTTGGGGATACCAATCATTTATGGGATTGATGCTGTTCATGGTAACAATAGTGTCTACGGTGCTACTATATTTCCTCACAATGTTGGTCTTGGAGCTACCAG AGATACAGATCTTGTTCAAAGAATTGGAGCTGCAACTTCACTTGAACTCAGAGCTAGTGGAATTCACTACACTTTTGCTCCTTGTGTGGCA GTTTGTAAAGATCCAAGATGGGGAAGATGCTATGAGAGTTACAGTGAAAACACTGAAATTGCTGGAAAGATGACTTCTTTTGTTTTAGGTTTGCAGGGCCATCCTCCGGAAGGATACCCAACAGGCTACCCGTATGTGGCTGGAAG GAACAATGTTATTGCTTGTGCCAAGCATTTTGTTGGAGATGGAGGAACAGAGAAAGGTGTAAATGAGGGGAATACTGTGTTatcatatgaagacttggagagAATACACTTGGTCCCTTACGTGTACTGTATACAGCATCGAGTTTCGACCATTATGGTGTCATATTCTAGCTGGAATGGAAACAAACTCCATGGTCACCATTTTCTTCTAACTGAAATTTTGAAAGGAAAACTAGGCTTCAAG GGATTTGTGATTTCTGATTGGGAGGGAATTGATGAACTCTGCCAACCATACGGATCAGATTATCGTCACTGCATCTCCACTGCCATCAATGCAGGAATTGACATG GTGATGGTCCCTTTTAGATATGAACTTTTCTTGGAAGAGTTGGCCTTTCTAGTGCAATCAGGGAAAATACCAATAGCCAGAATTGATGATGCTGTTGAGAGGATTTTGAGAGTGAAGTTTGCTGCTAAACTTTTTGAGTTTCCTTTGACTGACAAATCTTTGCTTGATATAGTTGGTTGCAAG CCACATAGAAATCTAGCTCGAGAAGCTGTTCAAAAGTCCTTGGTCCTGTTGAAAAATGGAAAGGATCCTGGTAAACCTTTTCTTCCCTTGAGCAAGGATGCTAAAAGAATTCTTGTTTCTGGAACTCATGCCGATGATATCGGATATCAATGTGGAGGGTGGACCGGTTCTAAATATGGATCTAGTGGCCAGATCGCAATTG GCACAACTATCTTAGATGCTATTAAGGAAGCAGTGGGAGTAAAAACAGAAGTCATTTATGAGCAATATCCATCAATAGAGACCATCAAGCGCCACGAGTTTCCTTTCGCCATTGTTGTCGTCGGTGAGGCTCCCTACGCTGAGGGCAGAGGTGACAATTCAGAGCTCACAATCCCTTTTAATGGATCTAGAATCATAAACCTGGTTGCTGATAAAGTCCCAACACTAGTGATTCTGATATCTGGAAGACCATTGGTCATAGAGTCATGCTTGTTGGAAAAGATAGATGCTCTTGTTGCTGCTTGGTTGCCAGGTACTGAGGGACAGGGAATCACAGATGTCATCTTTGGTGATCATGAATTCAAGGGTCAACTACCAATGACATGGTTCAGAAGAGTTGAACAGCTTGATCAACTAGTTGATCATGGAGTTAAGTCCTATGATCCCTTGTTCCCTCTTGGTTATGGACTAGCATATAATAAGGAGAATTTATATGATTAA
- the LOC110274034 gene encoding uncharacterized protein LOC110274034: protein MGLNLSSAQSYLCRVIQLSSKYSWIFIKRHPLVSSALIFLFVLYLFLSYVYHFLLYMFPFLLCTAIFVKIFWSSEQNLIIDVKKDSKKKKVESDEIAEKRHPNTPIYGRHGTLVKCPSQNATSRRRNFTGRKLDVYGDLEHKAKDLTEVFQNEFTNIMFGKSRSYRVDDDHSDFYDSVVKHETPKCKNVFSSELPPLPATPNPRNVNLHNDTKKEETDEKNPKDEEVKEDIEKSGEMTEDEQKVPMDIGIAVTERTKRLENLMVRRRAREQLKLHIEKVLVDMKSSAARGQNIAPLLVAKVNNSMDSSKDDFDGIEMPGSAPAMRSPFDIPYDPYEEKPNLTGDNFAQEFPSSPPPNKDTAFSRHESFIYGSSYQSRGNHDWFSQLSRYGTEAAESVTPNPLSDYDETTHDEAEERCEFEDNDDIERKEEDVEAAEEINNAAPTIKHNVTQSQIEEIAEDNDSVYKSVPATLAAAANANANNDKNNQENATLDNSTLRSHTPSLSLASDLQVEVSEVGSPTVTVDESHDTVTTTDGESVLYDGDVDRDVTSGSEDMWGASLHARERRRVSEQDISELSHWREISSPGSLNVDEAENAADVSSMSSKSDLPEDTPSATHAGSRDHNIFGIGMMDFRGEISSRSHPSPSSSSSSKVPPRRKRFIPSRSAERTPDRRPQYSEKEEEWINVTENLINRVVNNSATTEQENIQIMKGNEDSGGASVVRQKVVYEVPTNSSSSTSPRSILFHKAMVDQASSSAHNQEMQLDVQQSNVEDTVPETLYGESELDNKPQNNQPLDLSHSQEHSHSPDTFIEESKKDESNEGKLIPLIRQDDSAEPSIPAEVMASKDMNEKSRDLFDDKETMNSQMQESSSLVHTESEDKPQESITQEATEEPLINFEASGTNYTKDVEGEHADLNMNEVIGLSESKGESDNKNELDKSHHASEEVNLLQKEPNQKVEDHMKQDKLDTQKISEESSLPKVTDVIIDAEEKLLESDNSNNETKLLSKSTNEIDEVSNNENEKA, encoded by the exons ATGGGTTTGAATTTAAGTAGCGCTCAAAGTTATCTTTGTAGAGTGATTCAACTTTCATCAAAGTATAGCTGGATCTTCATAAAAAGGCACCCATTAGTTTCTAGTGCCTTGATTTTCCTCTTCGTGTTGTACTTGTTCCTTTCTTATGTTTACCACTTCTTGCTTTACATGTTCCCATTCCTTTTGTGCACCGCAATCTTTGTTAAAATCTTTTGGAGCTCTGAGCAAAACCTTATTATAGATGTAAAAAAGGacagcaagaaaaagaaagtggaGAGTGATGAAATTGCTGAAAAAAGGCATCCAAATACACCAATCTATGGAAGGCATGGAACCCTTGTTAAGTGTCCATCACAAAATGCAACAAGCAGAAGAAGGAACTTCACTGGGAGGAAGTTGGATGTGTACGGCGATCTAGAACACAAGGCGAAAGATTTGACCGAAGTGTTCCAAAATGAATTCACTAACATAATGTTTGGAAAATCAAGATCTTATAGGGTAGATGATGATCATTCGGATTTCTATGACTCTGTGGTGAAACATGAGACTCCTAAGTGTAAAAACGTGTTCTCTTCCGAACTACCACCACTGCCTGCCACCCCGAATCCACGCAATGTTAATCTCCACAATGATACCAAGAAAGAAGAGACTGATGAAAAGAATCCCAAGGATGAAGAAGTTAAAGAAGATATCGAGAAATCTGGTGAGATGACAGAGGATGAGCAGAAAGTTCCAATGGATATAGGTATCGCCGTGACGGAGAGAACCAAGAGGCTAGAGAACCTGATGGTAAGGAGAAGAGCAAGGGAGCAACTGAAGTTGCACATTGAGAAAGTTTTGGTTGATATGAAATCATCAGCTGCCAGAGGACAAAACATTGCACCATTGCTTGTGGCAAAAGTAAACAACTCTATGGATTCTTCAAAGGATGATTTTGATGGCATAGAGATGCCAGGTTCTGCACCAGCTATGAGAAGTCCTTTTGATATTCCCTATGATCCTTATGAAGAGAAACCCAATCTAACTGGGGATAACTTTGCTCAAGAATTCCCTTCTAGTCCACCACCCAACAAGGATACGGCATTCAGCAGGCATGAAAGCTTCATTTATGGATCCTCATATCAAA GTAGAGGAAACCATGACTGGTTTAGCCAATTATCCAGATACGGCACTGAAGCAGCTGAATCAGTAACTCCTAATCCACTAAGCGACTACGACGAAACCACACATGACGAAGCAGAAGAGAGATGCGAATTCGAAGATAACGACGACatcgaaagaaaagaagaggacgTTGAAGCAGCAGAAGAGATCAACAATGCTGCTCCAACAATCAAGCATAACGTAACTCAATCACAGATAGAAGAAATCGCAGAAGACAACGACTCTGTCTACAAATCCGTTCCAGCTACCCTAGCCGCCGCCGCTAACGCTAACGCTAACAACGATAAAAATAATCAAGAAAACGCGACCTTAGACAACAGTACGTTAAGAAGCCACACACCTTCGCTTTCTCTGGCTTCAGATCTGCAAGTTGAAGTTTCCGAAGTCGGTTCGCCAACCGTAACCGTCGATGAGAGCCATGACACCGTTACTACCACAGATGGAGAGTCTGTGTTGTACGACGGAGACGTCGACAGAGACGTTACGTCCGGTAGCGAAGACATGTGGGGAGCGTCGCTGCACGCGCGAGAAAGGCGAAGAGTTAGCGAGCAAGACATATCGGAATTGAGTCACTGGAGGGAGATTTCTTCGCCGGGTTCTTTGAACGTAGACGAGGCAGAGAACGCGGCTGATGTGAGTTCAATGTCTTCGAAATCAGACTTGCCGGAAGATACACCTAGTGCAACTCATGCTGGAAGCAGAGATCACAATATCTTTGGAATTGGTATGATGGATTTTAGAGGAGAAATTTCCAGTAGATCACATCcttccccttcttcttcttcttcttccaaagtGCCGCCGCGACGGAAGCGATTTATACCTAGCCGTAGCGCCGAGCGTACACCTGATCGTCGACCACAATattcagaaaaagaagag GAATGGATTAATGTGACAGAGAATTTGATAAACAGGGTAGTAAACAACTCGGCAACTACTGAACAAGAAAACATTCAGATCATGAAAGGTAATGAAGATAGTGGTGGTGCATCAGTTGTAAGACAAAAAGTAGTTTATGAAGTTCCAACCAACTCAAGTTCATCAACTTCACCAAGGTCTATATTATTCCATAAGGCCATGGTAGACCAAGCTTCTTCATCAGCTCATAATCAGGAAATGCAATTAGACGTTCAACAATCTAACGTTGAGGATACGGTACCAGAAACCTTATACGGTGAAAGCGAACTTGACAACAAGCCTCAAAATAATCAGCCTTTAGACCTTAGTCATTCTCAG GAGCATAGCCATTCCCCTGATACTTTCATTGAAGAATCAAAGAAAGACGAGAGCAATGAAGGCAAACTGATACCTTTAATTAGACAAGATGATAGTGCAGAACCCTCTATACCAGCTGAGGTGATGGCTTCAAAAGACATGAATGAGAAATCAAGAGATTTATTTGATGATAAG GAGACCATGAACTCACAAATGCAAGAATCATCCTCACTAGTACACACAGAGAGTGAAGATAAACCCCAAGAATCAATAACACAAGAGGCTACCGAGGAaccattaataaattttgaagcAAGTGGCACAAATTATACTAAAGATGTTGAAGGAGAACATGCAGATTTGAATATGAATGAAGTCATAGGTTTATCGGAATCAAAAGGTGAAAGTGATAACAAGAATGAATTAGATAAGTCACATCATGCCTCAGAAGAAGTGAATCTTTTGCAAAAGGAGCCAAATCAAAAGGTTGAAGATCATATGAAGCAAGACAAGTTGGACACACAAAAAATCTCTGAAGAATCTTCACTACCAAAGGTCACTGATGTAATCATCGATGCGGAAGAGAAGTTATTAGAATCTGATAATAGCAATAATGAAACCAAGCTTTTGTCTAAATCAACAAATGAAATTGATGAGGTGAGTAACAACGAAAATGAAAAAGCATGA